A stretch of the Lolium perenne isolate Kyuss_39 chromosome 3, Kyuss_2.0, whole genome shotgun sequence genome encodes the following:
- the LOC127345857 gene encoding probable disease resistance protein At1g61300, which translates to MAVCMLIDFVASTLASNLWNPVITRMRYLLEKEENIGKLDSTIKNLEARKQEIQIRLMNSERKQETCNPEVVEWLEKVAAIESEVIEMKHGHRKRRAQSFSYWSDYETGMQAAKKLKEAERLHEKGSFKQVSIEIPPCFVQEMPTVHPTQGTDCNLTRVLQYLKDDRVGIVGLWGMGGVGKTTLLRKINNHFLDVIEEAYGYDLVIYAIASKACGIGQLQADISEKIGLFQKPGSSIETRASIMLSFLRRKKFLLLLDDLWNYLDLAEVGIPYPNGLNKQKVILATRYESVCGHMEAHRVVFLECLDPEKAWNLFKEKAKEGVINSDPRIEKLAYEVAEECGGLPLALVTIGRAMSTKKTCHEWALALSFLKKSRIHEIPNMGNVSNIYTRLKISYDYLQDKQIKECFLCCSLWPEDYSIWKVELIDCWIGMGLIEYDTMEEAYDKGYSIIEYLKNACLLETGYLEDEVRVHDIIRDMSLWISSDCTEGHMKCTVQAGVGLHNISNRDIETFRSASKISLMCNYITQFPQAMNCPNLQFLSLQQNFRLKVIPPSFLKSILSVTYLDFSWVPIRELPEEIGTLVELQYLKLMQTHIKLLPRAIGKLRKLRFLDLSYMDFLEKIPYGVLTNLSMLKVLNLYGSRYAGHEADLDSGNHMDYDEFRIEELSFLTRELKSLGITTKKVTTLQRHFDIPGIHLRCLGLYELDGERSLTLTLPESIFVLNVMGCFDLKDFGITNKPQYYGERLPRLEFLTFWDLPGLEKISLDHLQNLRVLTVGRTNHLVDLSCILNLPYLEHLNVSCCDNMRQLVDIHNSIEPEVRYEIPVHEFRQLKILQLNSLQSLEKICNSKLDFPSLEYIDIFGCPKMKKLYFWKMAELKRIRGEKTWWDNLEWDNESSSLSLFPFFKASETCSASLRPELDTTLISSSPKAFFTKRQPILNSSVRFTSYPHAIFETEEFEGR; encoded by the coding sequence ATGGCTGTTTGTATGCTCATTGATTTCGTGGCTAGTACTCTGGCATCCAACTTATGGAATCCTGTGATTACACGCATGAGATATTTATTAGAAAAGGAAGAGAATATTGGCAAGCTGGACAGCACAATAAAGAATCTAGAAGCCAGGAAACAGGAAATCCAAATTCGTCTTATGAACTCTGAAAGGAAGCAAGAAACATGTAATCCTGAAGTCGTAGAATGGCTAGAAAAGGTGGCAGCAATAGAAAGTGAAGTGATTGAGATGAAACACGGGCACAGGAAGAGAAGGGCACAGTCTTTCAGTTATTGGTCAGATTATGAAACTGGTATGCAGGCCGCCAAGAAACTCAAGGAAGCTGAGAGGTTGCATGAAAAGGGATCGTTCAAACAAGTTTCCATTGAGATTCCGCCATGTTTTGTGCAAGAAATGCCCACTGTACATCCAACACAAGGAACAGACTGTAACTTGACCAGAGTTCTCCAGTACCTGAAGGATGACAGAGTTGGAATTGTTGGGTTATGGGGAATGGGAGGAGTTGGTAAGACCACTTTGCTCAGGAAAATCAACAATCATTTCTTGGATGTAATCGAAGAAGCCTATGGATATGACCTTGTCATTTATGCTATAGCCTCCAAGGCGTGTGGAATAGGGCAGCTTCAAGCAGACATATCTGAAAAGATTGGACTCTTCCAGAAGCCAGGCTCTAGCATTGAAACTCGGGCGTCAATCATGTTAAGTTTCTTGAGGCGGAAGAAGTTCTTGCTCCTGCTAGATGATTTATGGAATTATTTGGATCTAGCAGAAGTCGGTATTCCATATCCTAATGGCCTGAATAAACAGAAGGTAATTCTGGCAACACGTTACGAGAGTGTTTGTGGACATATGGAAGCTCACCGTGTGGTCTTTCTGGAATGCTTGGACCCAGAGAAAGCTTGGAACTTGTTcaaagaaaaagcaaaagaaggagTCATTAATTCAGATCCTAGGATTGAAAAGTTAGCATATGAAGTTGCAGAAGAATGTGGTGGCTTGCCCCTTGCTCTTGTAACTATTGGCCGTGCAATGTCTACAAAGAAAACTTGTCATGAGTGGGCACTTGCTTTGTCATTTCTGAAGAAGTCTCGCATTCATGAGATCCCAAATATGGGGAATGTTAGCAACATATACACTAGGCTAAAGATAAGTTACGATTATCTGCAGGATAAACAGATCAAAGAATGCTTCTTATGTTGTTCTTTGTGGCCCGAAGATTACTCAATTTGGAAAGTTGAACTCATAGACTGTTGGATAGGGATGGGTTTGATAGAGTATGATACTATGGAGGAAGCATACGACAAAGGTTACTCCATTATTGAATACTTGAAGAATGCATGCTTATTGGAGACCGGTTACCTAGAAGATGAGGTGAGAGTGCATGACATCATCAGAGACATGTCACTTTGGATATCTTCTGATTGCACTGAAGGGCACATGAAATGCACTGTTCAAGCAGGGGTAGGACTACATAACATTTCTAACAGGGACATCGAAACATTTAGGTCAGCCAGCAAGATATCACTCATGTGCAATTATATCACTCAATTTCCTCAGGCCATGAACTGTCCAAACCTGCAGTTTCTTTCACTACAGCAAAACTTTCGGCTGAAGGTGATACCACCTTCTTTTTTAAAGAGCATTTTATCTGTGACCTACTTGGATTTTTCTTGGGTTCCCATCAGGGAACTTCCAGAAGAGATTGGCACACTGGTTGAACTCCAGTATCTCAAACTAATGCAAACACACATTAAACTATTGCCTAGGGCTATTGGGAAACTAAGAAAGCTGAGGTTCTTGGACTTGAGCTATATGGATTTCTTGGAGAAGATACCTTATGGTGTTCTTACAAATTTGTCAATGCTAAAAGTGTTAAACCTATATGGTAGCAGGTATGCTGGCCACGAAGCAGATTTAGATTCAGGAAACCACATGGATTATGATGAGTTCAGAATCGAAGAGTTATCTTTCTTAACTAGAGAACTAAAATCTCTAGGAATAACAACAAAGAAAGTGACTACCCTGCAGAGGCATTTTGACATACCTGGAATCCACTTGAGATGTCTCGGTTTATATGAATTGGATGGGGAGAGGTCTCTTACTCTCACTTTACCAGAAAGTATCTTTGTTCTGAATGTAATGGGCTGTTTTGATTTAAAGGACTTCGGTATTACTAACAAGCCACAGTATTATGGAGAACGTCTTCCCCGGCTGGAGTTTCTCACTTTTTGGGATCTTCCTGGACTTGAGAAGATTAGTTTGGATCATCTTCAGAACCTTCGTGTCCTTACAGTGGGGAGAACTAATCACCTGGTAGATCTATCCTGCATTTTAAATCTACCATATCTGGAGCATTTGAATGTGTCTTGCTGTGATAACATGAGGCAGCTAGTTGACATACATAATTCTATTGAACCAGAAGTGCGATATGAAATACCAGTGCATGAATTTCGGCAACTGAAAATTTTGCAGTTAAATTCATTGCAAAGCTTGGAAAAAATATGTAATTCTAAATTGGATTTTCCTTCTTTGGAATACATTGATATATTTGGTTGCCCGAAGATGAAGAAACTGTATTTTTGGAAAATGGCTGAACTGAAGAGGATCAGAGGGGAGAAAACATGGTGGGATAATCTTGAGTGGGATAATGAAAGCAGTTCCTTGTCACTGTTTCCATTTTTTAAAGCATCAGAAACTTGTTCAGCATCATTAAGGCCAGAGTTAGATACTACTCTGATATCCTCTTCACCAAAAGCTTTCTTCACCAAGAGGCAGCCCATATTGAATTCATCAGTACGGTTCACATCTTATCCTCATGCAATTTTTGAAACAGAGGAATTTGAAGGGCGTTAG